The Gammaproteobacteria bacterium sequence GTTCTCCCCGCAAGGCGGGAGAGGGTTGGGGAGAGGGAATGCGTTCATCCAGATATCGGCACTTTGTACCTATTTTTTAGCAACTAGGCCATCAACAATTTGCAATAAACCGTCGTTTAGCCCGCCCGCCATCTGACCATCAACCCGGTATTTGCCGTTCACTACCATGGAAGGTGTGGAATTGATGCCGTAACGCCGTGTCAGTTCCTTGGAGCGCCTCACCTTGCTGTCCACGGCGAATGAATTGAACACTTTCTTGAAGTCTGCCTTACTGACGCCCTGTTCCGCAAAAAAGGCCATCAACGCCGCCTCATCACCCAAGCGGCGTTTCTGTGCATGAATGGCGCTGAAGAGCGGCCCATGGATTTTATCCAGAACCCCCAAGGCCTCTGCGGCATAGTACGCCTTGGCATAAACAGCCCAGTCGTCCCGGAATATCACCGGCATGCGCACGAACTTGACGTTTTCCGGCTTGGTCTTGAGCCAGCGTTCGATAGTTGGCTCAAAGTGATAGCAGTGTGGGCAGGCATATGAAAAAAGCTCCACCACCTCAACTTTTTCACCGCTGACCGTAGGTTGTTCAGGGGTGATCACCTGGTAGGACTTCCCCTCTTCAAGTGCGGGCGAAAACAATCCCGCCGATGCCAGCGCCGGAACAAACAGCAGAAACAACAGCCATTTTGTCATATACTTCATATGCCTATTTCCTTTTATTTGAATCAAGTCGGTACAGGCCGCTAGCCTATGCAAGTCATAGCACTAAAGCAAGCGCCCGATTATTTGCTATGCTATAGACAGTCCCGATCAAGGAGTGTTGCCCATGTCCGCAAAAGAAAAAATCAATCTCACCCAATTTCTGAACCAGCAATACCTGTGCGCGTCGCTTACCGTCAAGGAGGTGGAGACCCTGCTTGAATACACCGAGTATGTCGCCTACGAGAAAGACGCAGTCATCGCCGATATCGGCGATGTCGGCGAGGCGCTGTATTTCGTGGTCGGCGGCGAAGTTGCTCTGCTGCACGACGATGGTAGCCAAGTGGTCGAAGTGGGGCGCATGAAAGAAGGCGAGTTGATGGGCGAAATGTCGTTCTTTGACCGGGAGCCACGCTTGTTGCGCGTCGTCGCTATGACCGACGACACTCGGCTTCTGAGGCTCGCGCGTGCCAAGTATAAGCGCCTGCGCGTGGAACACCCCTACATCGCGGTTAACCTGCTCGAACACGCCATCATTAGCCTGGATCACCTGGTGCGACGTGTCAGTGAGGATGAGGCGACCCTGTCTCGTTACATCTTTGGTCCCGGTAAGAAGTAATCCGAACATCATCGACATTAGAGGTGGCCGCTGTGGCCGCCCACACACCGGTAACAGCCCTATGAACCCCTTTTACCGGCGCGCGGCATTCGCCACCGGCGCCCACACCGCCGACCAGTTTCCACCCGACATCGGCAGCGAGGTGGCCTTTGCCGGCCGCTCCAATGCCGGAAAATCCAGCGCCATCAACCGTATTACCGACCAGCGCGCACTGGCACGGGTTAGCAAGACGCCAGGGCGCACCCAGCAGATCAACTTCTTCACGCTGGATGAAACGCGCCGCCTGGTTGATCTGCCCGGCTATGGCTATGCCAAGGTCGCGCTCACCACACGCCAGCACTGGCAAAAAGTAATGGAGCAGTACCTAGTTGCCCGCGAGTCCTTGAGCGGTTTGGTGATTATGATGGATATCCGTCATCCCCTTACCGATTTTGACTGGCAAATGCTTGAGATATGCCGCCACGCGCAACGGCCCGTCCATATCCTGCTTACCAAGGCTGACAAGCTCAGCAAGGGTGCGGCGGGGGCGGTGTTACAGCAGGTTCGCAATACCTTGAATAAGCATTATGTGGATGATAAAACACTGCTGCCCACGGTCCAATTGTTCTCGGCCTTGCAGGGAATGGGCATAGAAGAGGCGCACGCCAAACTTGACGAGTGGCTGAAAAAGCCATAAAAAAAGCCCCGGCGCTTCCAAAGAAGGAGCTGCCAGGGCAAAAGTACCCGGCTTGGGGAAACCGGGTATAGGGGTCCCCGTCCCGGGAGGGGTGGGACGGGAAAGTGCAAACTAAATCGCACTCACTACGTTATATCGGGTGTTTCCCGGAAAACTCAAGAGGTGCAACAATATTTTTTTGCTCAGAAGGCTGGGCGCAGTTTTTATGCCCTGTTTTGCCCAGATTTTTCAGGACTCCCCCCCGCATCAAAATCCAGCGCCGCAGAATTAATACAGTAACGCAGCCCAGAAGGCGGCGGCCCGTCGTTGAAGACATGCCCCAGGTGCGCCTGACAAGAGGCGCACGTCACCTCCGTTCGTCTCATTCCAAAGCTGGAATCAGACGTAGTTTCCAGCCCTGTGCCGCTGATAGGTTCCCAAAAACTTGGCCAGCCGCTGCCGGAATCATATTTTTGCGCGGAGCTGAAGAGCGGCGTACCGCAGCACACGCAGCGATAAATACCCTTTTCCTTGCGATCATAGTGTTCCCCGCTAAACGCCGGTTCGGTGCCGCCCTGCCGTGCAATGCGGTATTGCTCCGGCGTCAGTTGTGCCCGCCATTCATCATCGGACTTGTGGATTTTTTCAGCCATGACGATGCTCCCAGTTGTTGGTGCGATGGGGAAAGATTAGCGAATTTCACTCAATAACGCATCCATCATCCGTTCTGCCTGCGATAAATACGCGCCACCGAACAAATTCAAGTGATTGAGTATGTGATAGAGGTTATAGAGCGTCTTGCGGATCCGATAGCCGCTGTCCAGCGGATAGGCGTCGTTATAGGCATGATAAAACGCCGTGGAAAATCCTCCGAACAGTTCCGTCATCGCCATGTCGGTTTCGCGGTCGCCATAATACACCGCCGGGTCAAAAATCACCGGATCACCGGACGCAAGAACGCCATAGTTGCCAGACCATAAATCACCGTGCAGTAGTGAAGGTGTAGGCGTATACGCCGCAAAGAACGCGGGAATATCGGCGAGCAGCCGCTCGCCCTTGCGCTGCAACGCGCCGCCATAACCGTGGCGTGCCGCCAGTTGCAATTGAAATCCGAGCCTCTGTTCACGCCAGAACGCCGGCCAGTTATCGGCGCGGGTATTGATCTGAGGGGTGCTGCCTATGGTGTTGTTGGTATGCCAGCCGTACTGCCCGGTGGTGGCGGTGACGCGATGCATCTGTGCGATTTTACGCCCTAGTTTTTCCATGCTGGTTGGGGAATCGCTGCCACGCAGGTCCAGATATTCCTGCACAAGGTAGGCGGCATCGTCCGCCGTGCCCCAGCAGACAGGCTCGGGTGCAAGGATGGTTTGGGTTTGGCCGATCTCCCGCAACCCCGCCGCCTCCGCCTCAAACATGCTGGCCTTGGAGGCGTCATTGAGTTTGACAAAGTACTTTCTGCTGTCTTCGCCCTCTATGACATAGGCAGAGTTGATGCAGCCGCTTCCAACGGAATGACGGTGGCGCAGCTTGAATGTGGAATTTGTTGTTGCTGAGATTTGTTTGGTTAGTGTGGACCACATGGGGAAGTTCTAGCGTAAAATCAAGAGGCACGGCGGTTGCGCTATAGCTGCAAATGACAGTCATGCAACAGGTCCAGGTTCCGTCTTCGTCTATGTCAGACCAATGAATACCATCGTCCAGAAGCGCCAACGTGTGAATTAAGTGGCGCGCACCGCAGCAACCAGTGGAAATGCCGATGGGTTACGGATGGACTCAACAGCTAGATCAACGTCTAGCGATGGCCAATAAAGATGGTTTGCTGTCGGTCGCTCAATC is a genomic window containing:
- a CDS encoding thiol:disulfide interchange protein DsbA/DsbL, with translation MKYMTKWLLFLLFVPALASAGLFSPALEEGKSYQVITPEQPTVSGEKVEVVELFSYACPHCYHFEPTIERWLKTKPENVKFVRMPVIFRDDWAVYAKAYYAAEALGVLDKIHGPLFSAIHAQKRRLGDEAALMAFFAEQGVSKADFKKVFNSFAVDSKVRRSKELTRRYGINSTPSMVVNGKYRVDGQMAGGLNDGLLQIVDGLVAKK
- a CDS encoding cyclic nucleotide-binding domain-containing protein yields the protein MSAKEKINLTQFLNQQYLCASLTVKEVETLLEYTEYVAYEKDAVIADIGDVGEALYFVVGGEVALLHDDGSQVVEVGRMKEGELMGEMSFFDREPRLLRVVAMTDDTRLLRLARAKYKRLRVEHPYIAVNLLEHAIISLDHLVRRVSEDEATLSRYIFGPGKK
- the yihA gene encoding ribosome biogenesis GTP-binding protein YihA/YsxC — its product is MNPFYRRAAFATGAHTADQFPPDIGSEVAFAGRSNAGKSSAINRITDQRALARVSKTPGRTQQINFFTLDETRRLVDLPGYGYAKVALTTRQHWQKVMEQYLVARESLSGLVIMMDIRHPLTDFDWQMLEICRHAQRPVHILLTKADKLSKGAAGAVLQQVRNTLNKHYVDDKTLLPTVQLFSALQGMGIEEAHAKLDEWLKKP
- the msrB gene encoding peptide-methionine (R)-S-oxide reductase MsrB codes for the protein MAEKIHKSDDEWRAQLTPEQYRIARQGGTEPAFSGEHYDRKEKGIYRCVCCGTPLFSSAQKYDSGSGWPSFWEPISGTGLETTSDSSFGMRRTEVTCASCQAHLGHVFNDGPPPSGLRYCINSAALDFDAGGSPEKSGQNRA
- a CDS encoding fructosamine kinase family protein, with protein sequence MWSTLTKQISATTNSTFKLRHRHSVGSGCINSAYVIEGEDSRKYFVKLNDASKASMFEAEAAGLREIGQTQTILAPEPVCWGTADDAAYLVQEYLDLRGSDSPTSMEKLGRKIAQMHRVTATTGQYGWHTNNTIGSTPQINTRADNWPAFWREQRLGFQLQLAARHGYGGALQRKGERLLADIPAFFAAYTPTPSLLHGDLWSGNYGVLASGDPVIFDPAVYYGDRETDMAMTELFGGFSTAFYHAYNDAYPLDSGYRIRKTLYNLYHILNHLNLFGGAYLSQAERMMDALLSEIR